A single window of Zea mays cultivar B73 unplaced genomic scaffold, Zm-B73-REFERENCE-NAM-5.0 scaffold_640, whole genome shotgun sequence DNA harbors:
- the LOC118475775 gene encoding LOB domain-containing protein CRL1-like has protein sequence MTGFGSPCGACKFLRRKCVRGCVFAPYFCHEQGAAHFAAIHKVFGASNVSKLLAHLPLADRAEAAVTISYEAQARLRDPIYGCVAHIFALQQQVMTLQAQLASLKAQAAQGQQGVHEDAKGYVGSAAAEQLGYGYPWCSGNGGAAAAAAGAVGAPAAQPGAYGNGAHESLTALLGSSDYMQQSLYHAFEQAGADDDDGRQGYAFEAAAESSSLGAEESGWRSSSGYQDCEDLQSVAYAYLNHRS, from the exons ATGACGGGGTTCGGGTCACCGTGCGGGGCGTGCAAGTTCCTGCGCCGCAAGTGCGTGCGCGGCTGCGTCTTCGCGCCCTACTTCTGCCACGAGCAGGGCGCGGCGCACTTCGCCGCCATCCACAAGGTGTTCGGCGCCAGCAACGTGTCCAAGCTGCTCGCGCACCTGCCGCTCGCCGACCGCGCCGAGGCCGCCGTCACCATCTCCTACGAGGCGCAGGCGAGGCTGCGGGACCCCATCTATGGCTGCGTCGCCCACATCTTCGCGCTACAGCAGCAG GTTATGACCCTGCAGGCGCAGCTGGCGTCGCTCAAGGCGCAGGCGGCGCAGGGGCAGCAGGGCGTGCACGAAGACGCCAAGGGCTACGTGGGCAGCGCCGCCGCGGAGCAGCTAGGGTACGGCTACCCCTGGTGCAGCGGCAATGGAGgcgccgcagcagcagcagcaggcgccgTGGGCGCGCCCGCCGCGCAGCCGGGCGCGTACGGCAATGGCGCGCACGAGTCCCTGACCGCGCTGCTGGGGTCGTCGGACTACATGCAGCAGTCGCTGTACCACGCGTTCGAGCAGGCCGGCGCGGACGACGACGACGGCCGGCAGGGGTACGCCTTCGAGGCAGCGGCGGAGTCCTCGTCGCTCGGGGCGGAGGAGAGCGGGTGGAGGTCGTCGTCGGGGTACCAAGACTGCGAGGACCTGCAGAGCGTGGCTTACGCTTACCTGAACCATCGCTCGTAA